The following are encoded together in the Hippoglossus stenolepis isolate QCI-W04-F060 chromosome 12, HSTE1.2, whole genome shotgun sequence genome:
- the pdlim1 gene encoding PDZ and LIM domain protein 1, giving the protein MPVRVVMQGPGPWGFRLVGGKDFEQPLAISRVTPGSKAAQANLSIGDIILAIAGEHTENMTHLEAQNKIKGCIEEMVLSVDRSETKLWSPLSSEEGKAHPYKMNLASEPREMKHIGSTHNRSALPFAGFGPKVVTNQYNSPSGLYSSENIEHFNSAVDEVKNMATATEPNEPDDKAPSEPSKTSIRPPVAADSEVYKMLQENQESDEPPRQSASFMVLQEILETGDPDKPSGFRSVKAPRTKIGSSFGNTEKLPTCDKCGSGIVGLVVKLRDKFRHPECYTCTDCNINLKQKGHFFVEEQIYCETHARERVTPPEGYDVVTVFPK; this is encoded by the exons ATGCCTGTCCGGGTGGTGATGCAGGGTCCCGGGCCCTGGGGGTTCAGGCTGGTCGGGGGAAAGGACTTCGAGCAGCCGCTGGCTATTTCCCGG GTCACCCCAGGGAGTAAAGCAGCGCAAGCCAACCTGTCTATCGGAGACATCATCTTGGCTATCGCTGGCGAGCACACGGAGAACATGACTCACTTGGAGGCTCAGAACAAGATCAAGGGGTGCATAGAGGAAATGGTGCTCTCCGTAGACAG GTCAGAAACTAAACTGTGGTCGCCACTTTCATCGGAGGAGGGGAAGGCACATCCATACAAGATGAATCTTGCATCAGAGCCGCGG gAGATGAAGCACATAGGCTCCACCCACAACAGGAGTGCGCTGCCGTTCGCTGGTTTTGGCCCAAAAGTTGTGACCAACCAGTACAACAGCCCCTCTGGTCTTTACTCTTCAGAGAACATCGAGCACTTCAACTCTGCAGTGGATGAAGTGAAGAACATGGCTACAGCCACTGAGCCCAACGAGCCCGACGACAA AGCTCCTTCAGAACCGTCAAAGACCAGCATTAGGCCGCCTGTGGCAGCCGATTCAGAGGTCTACAAGATGCTGCAGGAGAACCAAGAGTCTGATGAACCTCCTCGGCAGTCAGCTTCGTTCATGGTGCTTCAGGAGATTCTCGAGACAG GTGACCCTGATAAACCATCCGGGTTCAGGAGTGTGAAAGCACCGAGGACGAAGATCGGCTCGTCCTTTGGGAATACAGAGAAGTTGCCAACCTGTGACAAATGTGGATCCGGGATTGT GGGGTTGGTGGTGAAGCTGAGGGACAAGTTCCGTCACCCCGAGTGCTACACCTGCACAGACTGCAACATCAACCTAAAACAGAAGGGACATTTCTTTGTGGAGGAGCAGATTTATTGTGAGACGCACGCACGGGAGCGGGTGACTCCACCCGAGGGCTACGACGTGGTCACAGTCTTCCCCAAGTAG
- the neurog3 gene encoding neurogenin-3 has protein sequence MSPTVRCAPGDLRTSRDSAARSRFSPTLRSPADEAGDAAETSFLHKLPSVFGGAATSKPPQHRTRQRGRRRVKANDRERSRMHNLNSALDALRSILPALPEDAKLTKIETLRFAHNYIWALTETLRMADQHGHTAGYLPVVSELRSPSSVLSADSGYTGLDEFDTRGSYTSVNERNCRIFGTVTG, from the exons ATGTCTCCTACAGTCCGCTGTGCCCCCGGTGATTTACGCACATCCAGAGACTCGGCCGCGCGCAGCAGGTTTTCTCCGACGCTCCGCAGCCCcgcagatgaagctggtgacGCTGCAGAAACCTCTTTTCTCCACAAACTACCGTCAGTCTTCGGAGGAGCAGCGACCTCCAAACCCCCGCAGCACAGAACCAGACAGCGGGGCAGGCGCAGGGTGAAGGCCAACGACAGGGAGCGTAGCCGCATGCACAACCTGAACTCGGCCCTGGACGCGCTGAGGAGCATCTTACCGGCGCTGCCCGAAGACGCCAAGCTGACCAAGATCGAGACTCTGCGGTTTGCGCACAACTACATCTGGGCCCTGACCGAGACCCTGCGCATGGCGGACCAGCACGGGCACACGGCGGGCTACCTGCCGGTGGTGTCGGAGCTCCGGAGCCCGTCCAGCGTCCTGTCCGCAGACTCCGGCTACACGGGCTTGGATGAGTTTGACACAAGAGGCTCTTACACATCAGTCAATGAGAGGAACTGTAGAATCTTT GGAACAGTAACTGGATAA